In the Tautonia plasticadhaerens genome, one interval contains:
- a CDS encoding protein kinase domain-containing protein: MSRQSSDGPPRGRDLDEPDEDAPGPNDRGRVAPEADALDRFGVPGNPGPHPSIESAIGWSGGPCGELPPPDGSQRGPDLPSLEELKRIREEDNRRRDLEPPDLPGLVVLGRIRGGGMGVIWRVRDPEFDRLLAVKVLRWKLMEPDSAGRTTGVERFLAETRITAQLAHPFIIPVHARGWLRDGRLYFTMKLIEGKTLDALFAEQSDTERRRIEFVQKNFVPICQAIAFAHRQDIIHRDLKPSNVMVGDHGEVQVMDWGIAKNLADPGDFGIEKPSAADAPEQEEGDVDSRYRTRPGSVLGTASYISPESALGNIAQVDKRTDVFGLGAILCEILTGQPPYDGDDEEAIQQQAEQAQLGPAMTRLRGCPAEPELIELATRCLAPDAADRPADAEEVASALEACISGVEAKLETAKLARVAAETKAAEERKRRKLAVASMAVGLLLVAIAGTAAWLWQRERDYNAEAARIAKAEAQESADRVALQVDGALRNATTFMEPGWKQTGDLELWRSSLEKSLGELDQAQKFLDMGPEDDALRQRVLKARNEWDKANDALRFHVDVNKCMARIFEGGTRPEAYHEAASQVDAIFRKQGIDLFNAQTRGHTIAWVRDHGASTQLRILLAARFYWTPLSEFWKKSYVFGLLVELDPTQSANYTKWLYALIRKDGPTLASLADDPDVAKLPTGGKVLMGVALQWVGMTDEAARFLEKWQAHHPDDFWLNYYLGICLLQTEPPRTDEALRYLTAAVSICKEDSETYSKTYNSLGIAYRMNADPDKAIFACRRAIDLDPEAFIPRENLGRLVHGQKDWEGALTVFRDAKKRVASNSPEARRVDEWIRHLERDIERNSHLPSQAGGHESPNAAKN, encoded by the coding sequence ATGAGCCGCCAATCCAGTGACGGCCCCCCTCGGGGCAGAGACCTCGACGAGCCAGACGAGGACGCCCCGGGCCCGAACGATCGCGGCCGAGTTGCGCCTGAGGCCGATGCCCTGGATCGGTTCGGCGTTCCCGGGAATCCCGGACCGCACCCGTCGATCGAATCCGCGATTGGGTGGTCGGGCGGCCCGTGTGGCGAGCTCCCGCCGCCCGACGGGTCGCAGAGGGGGCCTGACCTTCCGAGCCTTGAGGAACTGAAACGAATCCGGGAGGAGGATAACAGACGCCGCGACCTGGAGCCGCCGGACCTCCCCGGGCTGGTCGTGCTGGGCCGCATCAGGGGCGGTGGCATGGGGGTGATCTGGCGCGTCCGCGACCCAGAATTCGATCGCCTCTTGGCGGTCAAGGTCCTGAGGTGGAAGCTGATGGAGCCGGACAGCGCCGGCCGGACTACCGGCGTGGAACGGTTCCTCGCGGAGACCCGGATCACCGCGCAGCTGGCCCACCCGTTCATCATTCCGGTGCACGCGCGAGGATGGCTCCGCGACGGTCGGCTCTATTTCACGATGAAGCTGATCGAAGGGAAGACTCTCGATGCATTGTTCGCCGAGCAGTCGGACACCGAGCGACGGCGGATAGAGTTCGTCCAGAAGAACTTCGTCCCGATCTGCCAGGCAATAGCATTCGCCCATAGGCAGGACATCATCCACCGGGACTTGAAGCCCTCGAACGTGATGGTCGGCGATCACGGCGAGGTGCAGGTCATGGACTGGGGTATCGCCAAGAACCTGGCGGATCCCGGGGATTTCGGAATCGAGAAGCCAAGTGCGGCCGACGCCCCCGAGCAGGAGGAGGGCGATGTCGATTCCCGATACCGCACTCGGCCCGGGAGCGTCCTGGGGACCGCATCATATATTTCGCCGGAATCGGCCCTCGGTAACATCGCCCAGGTAGACAAACGAACAGACGTCTTCGGCTTGGGAGCGATCCTTTGCGAGATCCTCACCGGGCAACCCCCCTACGACGGGGATGACGAGGAAGCGATCCAGCAACAGGCGGAGCAAGCCCAGCTAGGACCGGCGATGACCCGACTTCGCGGATGCCCTGCCGAGCCGGAGCTGATCGAACTGGCCACGCGTTGCCTGGCCCCGGACGCGGCCGACCGGCCTGCCGACGCGGAGGAAGTCGCGAGCGCCCTGGAGGCCTGCATCTCCGGGGTCGAGGCAAAACTCGAGACCGCCAAATTGGCCCGGGTTGCTGCCGAGACAAAGGCGGCCGAGGAACGGAAACGCCGAAAGCTGGCAGTCGCCTCGATGGCTGTGGGATTGCTCCTCGTCGCGATCGCTGGGACCGCGGCCTGGCTGTGGCAGAGAGAGCGCGATTACAACGCGGAAGCGGCACGGATCGCCAAGGCCGAGGCGCAGGAGAGCGCGGACAGGGTGGCTCTCCAAGTCGACGGGGCTCTCCGAAACGCCACGACCTTTATGGAACCGGGCTGGAAGCAGACTGGGGACCTTGAGCTCTGGCGGTCCAGCCTGGAGAAATCGCTAGGAGAGCTAGATCAGGCTCAGAAGTTTCTGGACATGGGTCCAGAGGATGACGCGCTCCGCCAGCGGGTACTCAAAGCGCGAAATGAATGGGACAAAGCCAACGACGCGCTGCGTTTCCACGTAGACGTCAACAAGTGCATGGCTAGAATATTCGAGGGAGGCACCCGCCCAGAAGCCTACCATGAGGCCGCGAGCCAGGTTGATGCCATCTTTCGCAAACAGGGGATTGATCTCTTCAACGCTCAGACACGTGGTCACACCATCGCATGGGTGCGCGATCATGGAGCGAGCACCCAACTGAGGATCCTGCTGGCCGCCCGCTTCTATTGGACGCCGCTCAGCGAGTTCTGGAAGAAATCCTATGTTTTCGGGCTCCTCGTCGAGCTCGACCCGACCCAGAGTGCGAACTACACCAAGTGGTTGTACGCGCTCATTCGAAAGGATGGCCCCACTCTGGCATCCCTGGCCGATGACCCGGATGTGGCCAAACTGCCAACGGGCGGCAAGGTGCTGATGGGGGTCGCACTACAATGGGTCGGCATGACAGACGAGGCGGCTCGGTTCCTGGAAAAATGGCAGGCGCACCACCCGGACGACTTCTGGCTCAACTATTACCTCGGGATTTGCTTACTCCAGACCGAGCCGCCGCGGACGGACGAGGCCCTGCGCTACCTGACGGCCGCGGTCTCAATCTGCAAGGAGGATTCGGAAACCTATTCGAAGACCTACAACAGCCTGGGAATTGCCTACCGCATGAACGCGGACCCGGACAAAGCCATCTTCGCGTGCCGTCGAGCGATCGATCTCGACCCGGAGGCATTCATTCCCCGTGAGAACTTAGGCAGACTCGTGCATGGCCAGAAAGACTGGGAAGGCGCCCTGACTGTCTTTCGCGATGCCAAGAAACGTGTCGCCTCGAATTCGCCCGAGGCGCGGCGCGTGGACGAATGGATTCGCCACCTTGAGCGCGATATCGAGCGAAATTCCCACCTGCCGTCCCAGGCCGGAGGTCACGAGTCCCCGAATGCCGCCAAGAATTGA